The Parabacteroides sp. AD58 genome includes a window with the following:
- a CDS encoding glycoside hydrolase family 127 protein, protein MKNLIIVSAACLALVGCTGTKEAQKEDAPLKKISQVDFSHVKIEDGFWSPRLSKHITATLPVCIDQIENQTGRIRNFENAAKGEGEHSGIFFDDSDVYKALEGIAYSLINNPNPELEKKADEWIDKMAAAQQPDGYINTYYTLTGLDKRWTNMDMHEMYCAGHMMEAAVAYYQATGKRKLLDVSIRMADHMMSVFGPGKRHWVPGHEEIELALVKLYQTTGEVKYLDFANWLLEERGHGYGSKGDGGDWNPEYYQDVVPVRDLESISGHAVRCMYLYCGMADVAALKQDTGYVEAMNRLWDDVVLRNMYVTGGIGSSRHNEGFTEDYDLPNLDAYCETCASVGMVYWNQRMNQFTGDSKYVDVLERSMYNGALAGVSLSGDRFFYVNPLESKGDHHRQAWYGCACCPSQISRFLPSIGNYIYGVSNDALWVNLFIGNTTKVKVSDQDVTIQQKTNYPWDGKVELKVSAAQALDKELRIRIPGWCKDYQLSVKGQVVKPSVDKGYAVIKDWKPGDVISLEMEMPVEKVAADPRVKQDVGKRAIQRGPLVYCLEEVDNQKNFDQLQLEAGTTFEVVDAPELLGGVKLIKAQSGKQQMTFIPYYAWDNREAGKMKVWIDYQE, encoded by the coding sequence ATGAAAAATCTTATCATTGTGTCAGCGGCTTGTTTGGCTTTGGTGGGCTGTACAGGAACGAAAGAAGCGCAAAAAGAAGATGCGCCATTAAAGAAAATCAGTCAAGTGGACTTTTCGCATGTGAAAATAGAGGATGGGTTTTGGTCTCCTCGGCTGAGTAAACATATAACGGCTACGTTGCCGGTTTGTATTGATCAGATTGAGAATCAGACAGGGCGTATCCGTAATTTTGAGAATGCAGCGAAAGGAGAAGGGGAACATTCGGGTATTTTCTTCGACGATTCGGATGTATACAAAGCGTTGGAGGGTATCGCTTATAGCTTGATTAACAATCCGAATCCGGAATTGGAAAAGAAAGCGGATGAATGGATAGACAAAATGGCAGCGGCTCAGCAACCGGATGGATATATCAACACATATTATACGTTGACGGGCTTGGATAAGCGCTGGACGAATATGGATATGCATGAAATGTATTGTGCTGGTCACATGATGGAGGCAGCTGTCGCTTATTATCAGGCTACGGGAAAAAGGAAGTTGCTGGATGTGAGTATCCGAATGGCTGATCATATGATGAGTGTTTTTGGTCCGGGAAAACGGCATTGGGTACCAGGACATGAAGAAATTGAACTGGCTTTGGTGAAGTTATATCAGACAACAGGAGAAGTGAAATATCTGGACTTTGCCAACTGGTTGCTGGAAGAAAGAGGCCATGGTTATGGAAGTAAAGGAGATGGTGGAGACTGGAATCCTGAATATTATCAGGATGTAGTGCCGGTGCGGGATTTGGAAAGTATCTCTGGGCATGCAGTCCGTTGTATGTATCTGTATTGTGGTATGGCAGATGTAGCTGCTTTGAAGCAGGATACAGGTTATGTAGAGGCGATGAACCGTTTATGGGATGATGTCGTATTGCGGAATATGTACGTTACTGGCGGTATCGGATCTTCTCGTCATAATGAAGGTTTTACTGAAGATTATGATTTACCGAATCTGGACGCTTATTGTGAAACATGTGCTTCTGTGGGTATGGTGTATTGGAACCAGCGCATGAATCAGTTTACGGGTGATTCCAAATATGTGGATGTACTGGAACGTTCGATGTATAATGGCGCTTTGGCTGGTGTTTCATTGAGTGGCGACCGTTTCTTCTATGTGAATCCGTTGGAGTCGAAAGGCGATCATCATCGGCAGGCTTGGTATGGATGTGCCTGCTGTCCGAGTCAGATTTCCCGTTTCTTACCTTCTATCGGAAATTATATTTATGGTGTTTCCAACGACGCTTTGTGGGTGAATTTGTTCATTGGTAATACGACGAAGGTGAAAGTGAGTGATCAGGATGTGACGATCCAGCAGAAGACTAATTATCCGTGGGATGGAAAAGTCGAGCTGAAGGTATCAGCTGCACAGGCATTGGATAAAGAACTGCGTATCCGTATTCCGGGTTGGTGTAAAGATTATCAGTTGTCTGTAAAAGGTCAGGTTGTAAAACCTTCGGTAGATAAAGGCTATGCGGTGATTAAGGATTGGAAACCGGGTGATGTGATTTCTTTGGAAATGGAAATGCCAGTAGAGAAGGTCGCTGCTGATCCACGTGTAAAGCAAGATGTTGGTAAGCGAGCTATTCAGCGTGGACCATTAGTTTACTGTTTGGAAGAAGTAGATAATCAGAAGAATTTTGATCAGTTACAATTAGAAGCTGGAACCACTTTCGAAGTGGTAGATGCTCCGGAACTGCTGGGTGGTGTTAAACTGATTAAGGCTCAATCAGGGAAACAACAGATGACTTTTATTCCGTATTATGCATGGGATAATAGAGAGGCAGGTAAAATGAAAGTGTGGATTGACTATCAGGAATAA
- a CDS encoding META domain-containing protein has protein sequence MKKFFMFALMVPAFIGSLISCSNAKMTAQQLEGKWNIVEVKGEKVTAENTPFMEFDMKENKLHGNAGCNIFNTSVTVDEKDASALSIAQGMTTMMACPDMDTETKILQSFESVKGVKAGANANEAQLVDGEGNVVFLLKK, from the coding sequence ATGAAAAAGTTTTTTATGTTTGCTTTGATGGTCCCGGCATTTATCGGATCATTGATTTCATGTTCAAATGCCAAAATGACGGCTCAACAGTTAGAAGGAAAATGGAATATTGTAGAAGTAAAAGGTGAAAAAGTAACAGCAGAAAATACTCCTTTCATGGAATTCGACATGAAAGAAAACAAACTGCACGGCAATGCAGGATGTAATATTTTCAATACATCGGTAACAGTAGATGAAAAGGATGCTTCAGCTCTTTCCATCGCTCAGGGAATGACTACGATGATGGCCTGCCCGGATATGGATACAGAGACAAAGATTCTGCAGTCTTTTGAATCAGTGAAAGGCGTAAAAGCCGGTGCAAACGCCAACGAAGCTCAGTTGGTGGATGGCGAAGGAAATGTGGTATTTCTGTTGAAGAAATAA
- a CDS encoding beta-L-arabinofuranosidase domain-containing protein, with product MKKRMTLLAASLAVFACSSVQAEEIGFSGNYQNNRQPLLQKEYIELPLGTIRAEGWMEDQLLRMKNGMTGHLDQVYEQVMGKRNGWLGGDGDVWERGPYWIDGLLPLAYILDDEELKKKVQPWIEWSLASQKEDGYFGPDTDRSYEPGLQRDNAHDWWPKMVMLKIMQQYYSATGDKRVIQLLTNYFKYQLKTLPESPLGHWTFWGEQRGGDNLMVVYWLYNITGEKFLLELGELIHKQTFNWTDIFLHQDHLSRQLSLHCVNLGQGFKEPVVYYQQNKDPQQVMAVKQAVKQIRNTIGLPTGLWGGDELLRFGKPTAGSELCTAVEMMFSLEEMLEITGDVEWADYLERVTYNVLPTQITDDYSARQYYQQFNQVNVTRDYREFSTPHEDTDILFGVLTGYPCCTSNLHQGWPKFVQNLWYATADNGIAALVYGPSQVTAKVADGVGVRIQEETAYPFDEAIHFRVSFTDKSVKEAFFPFHFRVPGWCQRPVVKLNGKVIDVDLFPGEVARVNRTWKAGDCLTLELPMEVAVSRWYDGGAVVERGPLLYALKMQEKWEKKSFEADKVVTYGPWYYEVTSDTPWNYALSEASFAPERIQQSFIVEKRPSITGYPWNVENAPISIKTQAKRVKNWTLVRGSAGPVAYYTQIENDTEGEETIELIPYGCTTLRIAEFPVRW from the coding sequence ATGAAGAAAAGAATGACATTATTGGCAGCTTCTCTGGCGGTGTTTGCCTGTTCTTCGGTACAGGCTGAGGAAATAGGTTTCTCTGGAAACTACCAGAATAATCGTCAGCCTTTGCTGCAGAAAGAATATATAGAGTTGCCTTTGGGGACAATCCGGGCGGAAGGCTGGATGGAAGATCAGTTACTTCGGATGAAGAATGGTATGACAGGACATCTCGACCAAGTCTATGAACAGGTAATGGGCAAGCGTAATGGCTGGCTTGGCGGCGATGGTGATGTTTGGGAACGAGGACCGTATTGGATTGACGGTTTGTTGCCTTTGGCTTATATTTTGGATGATGAAGAACTGAAGAAGAAAGTACAACCATGGATTGAATGGTCGTTGGCTTCACAAAAGGAAGACGGATATTTTGGTCCGGATACCGATCGCTCGTACGAACCCGGCTTACAGCGGGATAATGCACACGATTGGTGGCCCAAGATGGTAATGCTGAAAATTATGCAACAGTATTATTCGGCTACTGGAGATAAACGGGTAATTCAGTTACTGACTAATTACTTTAAGTACCAGCTGAAGACTTTACCGGAAAGTCCATTAGGGCATTGGACCTTTTGGGGAGAACAACGCGGTGGTGATAATTTGATGGTGGTGTATTGGTTATATAATATTACCGGTGAAAAGTTCCTGTTAGAGTTAGGAGAGCTGATTCATAAGCAGACTTTTAATTGGACGGATATCTTTCTGCACCAGGATCATTTGAGTCGGCAGCTAAGTCTGCATTGTGTGAATTTGGGACAGGGCTTTAAAGAGCCGGTTGTATATTATCAGCAGAATAAGGATCCGCAGCAGGTTATGGCTGTAAAACAGGCCGTGAAACAGATCCGTAATACGATCGGATTACCGACAGGTTTGTGGGGTGGCGATGAATTGCTTCGTTTTGGCAAGCCGACAGCCGGTTCGGAGTTGTGTACGGCTGTTGAGATGATGTTTTCCTTGGAAGAAATGTTGGAAATAACGGGAGATGTTGAATGGGCCGATTATTTGGAGCGAGTAACTTATAATGTATTGCCAACGCAGATTACCGATGATTATTCGGCCCGTCAGTATTATCAGCAGTTTAATCAGGTAAATGTGACGCGTGATTATCGGGAGTTCTCAACACCACATGAAGATACGGATATTCTCTTTGGAGTATTGACAGGTTATCCTTGCTGTACATCTAATTTACATCAGGGCTGGCCTAAGTTTGTACAGAATTTATGGTATGCAACAGCCGATAATGGTATCGCAGCTTTAGTTTATGGCCCGTCTCAAGTTACGGCAAAAGTGGCAGACGGTGTAGGAGTGAGGATTCAGGAAGAAACGGCCTATCCGTTTGATGAGGCTATTCATTTCCGGGTATCATTTACAGATAAATCGGTGAAAGAGGCTTTCTTCCCCTTCCATTTCCGTGTGCCTGGTTGGTGTCAGCGACCGGTAGTTAAATTGAATGGTAAAGTCATTGATGTGGATTTGTTTCCGGGAGAAGTTGCTCGGGTAAACCGGACTTGGAAAGCCGGCGATTGCCTGACTTTGGAATTGCCGATGGAAGTGGCTGTCAGCCGTTGGTATGATGGTGGCGCTGTGGTAGAACGCGGTCCATTGTTATACGCATTGAAGATGCAGGAGAAATGGGAAAAGAAATCATTTGAGGCCGATAAAGTGGTAACTTATGGTCCTTGGTATTATGAGGTGACGTCAGATACACCTTGGAATTATGCGTTGTCTGAAGCTTCATTTGCTCCTGAACGGATTCAGCAAAGTTTCATTGTCGAGAAACGTCCGTCGATAACCGGTTATCCATGGAATGTGGAGAATGCTCCGATTTCGATCAAGACTCAAGCCAAACGGGTTAAGAATTGGACATTAGTACGTGGCTCGGCAGGACCTGTCGCTTATTATACGCAGATTGAAAATGATACGGAAGGAGAAGAAACTATCGAACTGATTCCGTATGGTTGTACGACCTTGCGTATTGCAGAATTCCCGGTTCGATGGTAA
- a CDS encoding basic secretory family protein, translated as MKGHFLISCFFSLACCCCFSCRPVESGETKEVTSATWDDYDVGQIDFQVLSPDTRGAAIYKAIVPDPKAYITEQARKVLATLYFSPEDSIPDIKCIHYKLREYDGISAKDGAPPAITIEYSTKWIEKSFGEGDTAKVDYETRGVLYHELTHGFQLEPQGIGSYGTNKTFWAMIEGVADAVRLLNGCFTPEDRPKGGHYMDGYRTTGFFLAWLTENKDKDFLRKFNRSTLEVVPWSFEGGIQYALGNDQHVDDLWKEYMKAMGDEI; from the coding sequence ATGAAGGGGCATTTTTTAATATCCTGTTTCTTTAGTTTGGCTTGTTGCTGTTGCTTCTCCTGTCGACCGGTTGAATCGGGGGAGACCAAAGAAGTAACTTCTGCAACTTGGGATGATTATGATGTCGGTCAGATTGATTTCCAGGTATTGTCGCCGGATACACGGGGTGCTGCGATTTATAAGGCAATTGTTCCGGATCCGAAAGCGTATATTACCGAACAGGCCCGTAAAGTTTTGGCTACATTGTACTTTTCGCCGGAAGACAGCATTCCGGATATCAAATGTATCCATTATAAGTTGCGTGAATATGATGGGATTTCGGCAAAAGACGGAGCACCACCAGCTATCACGATCGAATATAGTACGAAATGGATTGAGAAGAGCTTTGGCGAAGGCGATACCGCAAAGGTCGATTATGAGACACGAGGTGTTTTGTATCATGAGCTGACTCATGGGTTCCAGTTAGAGCCGCAGGGAATCGGAAGTTATGGAACCAATAAAACCTTTTGGGCGATGATTGAAGGGGTGGCTGATGCCGTCCGTTTGCTGAATGGTTGCTTTACTCCTGAGGATCGGCCTAAAGGCGGTCATTATATGGACGGTTATCGTACGACCGGTTTCTTTTTAGCTTGGTTGACCGAAAATAAAGATAAAGATTTTCTTCGTAAATTCAATCGGAGTACATTGGAGGTTGTTCCCTGGTCGTTCGAGGGTGGCATTCAGTATGCTTTGGGCAATGATCAGCATGTCGATGATCTTTGGAAAGAATATATGAAGGCGATGGGCGATGAAATTTAA
- a CDS encoding exo-beta-N-acetylmuramidase NamZ family protein — MTRLQILICIILLLCNVQNFCQATDNEPLIVGAERIEVVTRLLKDKRIGLVVNQTSCLGEQQQHLLDVLLERGIDVRCVFAPEHGFRGTADAGEKVKDSKDIKTGVPIVSIYGKHKSPTASQLKDIDVVVFDIQDVGTRFYTYISTMHYVMESCAENKKQFIVLDRPNPNDFVDGPIRQDKFKSFVGVDPIPLLHGLTVGELAWMINEEGWLKTGKKSCNLHIVKIENWKHGDPYWLPIKPSPNLPNDQAIRLYPSLCFFEATPFSIGRGTYHPFQMIGYPDKKYGDYTFTPVSLPGFDTNPLQKDKLCYGINLQEYPFEGGLTLRFVIDFYQKTGKNADFFFSRAKWFDLLAGTDKLRQQIIDGLSEEEIKASWQEELKAYKEMRKKYLLYPDYNE, encoded by the coding sequence ATGACAAGGCTACAAATACTTATATGTATAATCTTGCTGCTCTGCAATGTACAGAATTTCTGCCAGGCTACCGATAATGAGCCATTAATAGTCGGCGCTGAACGGATTGAAGTAGTGACTCGGTTACTGAAAGACAAGCGGATCGGACTAGTGGTTAATCAGACTTCTTGCCTGGGCGAACAGCAGCAACACTTACTAGACGTCTTGCTTGAACGTGGAATTGACGTCAGATGTGTGTTTGCGCCCGAGCATGGCTTCAGGGGAACTGCTGATGCCGGCGAAAAAGTTAAGGACAGTAAAGACATCAAAACAGGTGTTCCGATTGTTTCGATTTACGGGAAGCATAAAAGTCCGACGGCTTCGCAGCTGAAAGATATAGATGTTGTTGTCTTTGACATCCAGGATGTAGGAACCCGTTTCTATACATATATCAGTACGATGCATTATGTGATGGAATCATGCGCTGAAAACAAGAAACAGTTCATTGTATTGGATCGTCCGAACCCGAATGACTTTGTAGACGGACCAATCCGGCAAGATAAATTCAAGTCGTTTGTCGGAGTGGATCCGATTCCTTTATTGCATGGCCTGACAGTTGGTGAATTAGCCTGGATGATCAACGAAGAAGGCTGGTTGAAGACCGGAAAGAAATCCTGCAACCTGCATATTGTCAAGATCGAGAACTGGAAACATGGTGATCCGTACTGGTTACCGATCAAGCCTTCGCCCAATTTGCCCAACGATCAGGCTATCCGGCTTTATCCGTCACTCTGCTTCTTCGAAGCGACACCGTTCAGTATTGGACGTGGAACCTATCATCCTTTTCAGATGATCGGTTATCCGGATAAGAAATATGGAGACTATACGTTTACTCCCGTTTCACTGCCGGGCTTCGATACCAATCCGTTGCAGAAAGACAAGCTCTGTTACGGGATCAATTTACAGGAATATCCTTTTGAAGGAGGTTTGACCCTGCGTTTTGTCATAGACTTTTACCAGAAGACGGGAAAGAATGCCGACTTTTTCTTCTCGCGTGCCAAATGGTTTGACCTGTTGGCTGGGACTGACAAGCTCCGTCAGCAGATCATCGACGGACTTTCGGAAGAGGAAATAAAGGCTTCCTGGCAAGAGGAGTTGAAGGCTTATAAAGAAATGCGTAAAAAGTATTTACTTTATCCGGATTATAACGAGTAA
- a CDS encoding glycoside hydrolase, which yields MNKYVLCLIMWGFFCFPSMWAQSKYYANSQVWLQKAEACKSPLVYKDHYPIRIVKSIKDEKAYQGWRMEDAGNVSTLFHESLKKHSGIILDFGEHLTGYFSFTLKMLQENIAADAPVRLKFTFAEVPAELNTPFDPYPGSLSRAWLQDEVITLNQVPVQAQIPRRVSFRYLKIDVLGASSFDFTFDKLVMKAQSSVLLQPSVLANTTDPLIQKINNVGLSTLKECMQTVYEDGPKRDRRLWIGDLYLEALANACSFKNHDLTKRCLYLLAALSNDEGLLHATILEEPEPHPQYGQYCLDYALIYNVALLEYVKTTRDLATGNDLWPVVVRQIEMALRQFSPDMIYDMQKPPLYWLVFDWKDGYDRQASMQGLTIWSIQNSYELAKLLGKEKDVSSWLVLIKKMKKAARACFYNKKTGLVESGAERQISYLSQVWMILSETLTQKEGRRALSSVMAMSEACYPGSPYAYHYVLEALLKCNMNKEARELLINYWGNMVEKGADTFWEVFDPKDDFISPYNFYPINSYCHAWSSTPVYFINKYPDVFQSGLK from the coding sequence ATGAATAAGTATGTGTTATGTTTAATTATGTGGGGATTTTTCTGTTTTCCCTCTATGTGGGCGCAAAGCAAGTATTATGCGAATAGTCAAGTGTGGTTACAGAAGGCTGAAGCTTGTAAGTCTCCTCTTGTTTATAAAGACCATTATCCAATAAGAATTGTGAAGTCTATTAAAGACGAAAAGGCTTATCAAGGCTGGAGGATGGAAGATGCAGGAAACGTCTCTACTCTTTTTCATGAGTCTTTGAAGAAACACTCTGGAATAATTTTAGATTTTGGAGAACATCTGACAGGTTATTTTTCTTTTACATTAAAAATGCTACAGGAAAACATTGCAGCAGATGCTCCGGTTCGTCTGAAATTTACGTTTGCGGAGGTCCCGGCAGAATTAAACACTCCATTTGATCCATATCCTGGTAGTTTATCCAGGGCTTGGTTACAGGATGAGGTAATAACCTTGAACCAAGTACCGGTTCAGGCTCAGATTCCAAGAAGGGTCTCTTTCCGATATCTTAAAATAGATGTTTTGGGAGCTTCTTCATTTGACTTTACTTTTGATAAATTAGTGATGAAAGCTCAAAGTTCGGTACTCTTACAGCCTTCTGTTTTAGCGAATACGACTGATCCTTTGATCCAGAAGATCAATAATGTGGGATTGAGTACATTAAAAGAATGTATGCAGACGGTTTATGAAGATGGCCCGAAGCGCGATCGACGTTTATGGATAGGAGATCTTTACTTGGAAGCTTTGGCGAATGCTTGCTCTTTTAAGAATCATGATTTGACAAAACGTTGTCTGTATTTATTGGCAGCACTTTCTAATGATGAAGGACTTTTGCATGCAACAATCTTGGAAGAGCCGGAACCTCATCCACAATATGGTCAGTATTGTTTGGACTATGCGCTTATTTATAATGTAGCTTTGTTAGAATATGTCAAAACTACTAGAGATTTGGCGACTGGCAATGATTTATGGCCAGTAGTTGTACGTCAGATTGAGATGGCACTTCGGCAGTTTAGTCCTGATATGATATATGATATGCAAAAACCCCCTTTGTATTGGCTGGTGTTTGATTGGAAAGATGGATATGACAGACAAGCTTCTATGCAAGGACTGACGATTTGGTCTATTCAGAATAGTTATGAATTAGCAAAATTGTTAGGAAAAGAGAAAGATGTTTCTTCATGGTTAGTTCTAATAAAGAAAATGAAAAAAGCAGCTCGGGCATGTTTTTATAATAAAAAGACTGGTCTGGTAGAAAGTGGAGCGGAAAGGCAAATTTCATATTTATCACAAGTTTGGATGATCTTGTCTGAAACTCTTACTCAGAAAGAAGGTAGGAGAGCCTTGAGCTCGGTTATGGCTATGTCTGAAGCTTGTTATCCAGGATCTCCTTACGCATATCATTATGTATTAGAAGCTCTGTTGAAATGTAATATGAATAAGGAGGCAAGGGAGCTGTTGATAAATTATTGGGGAAATATGGTAGAGAAAGGCGCTGATACATTTTGGGAAGTCTTTGATCCTAAGGATGATTTTATATCACCTTATAATTTTTATCCAATTAACAGTTATTGTCATGCATGGAGTAGTACTCCTGTGTATTTTATTAATAAGTATCCGGACGTTTTCCAGTCTGGTTTAAAATAA
- a CDS encoding MATE family efflux transporter — MKMKRLQYPNGLRGKLLKLTGPIFLETLLILTLGVVDTLMLSHYSDNAVAAAGVVNQLLNMVFLLFNVTAVGTSVMCALYFGAKDTKSFTQVVGVSLLFNSVIGIIISLLLTFGGKQMLVWMDIRPNLMPMAVTYMQIVGGFGFFQAISFTVSAVLRAANKPNYAMQVTFLINIFNIIGNYSLIYGHFGFPEMGIQGAAISTSVCRGLGMLFLFFVLFKRLIHRMPLAYFRPFPFDKLRDVLKVGMPSAAEQISYDAAQVCVVYFINMLGNEVLTARVYIMNIVIIGYIFSLAMASATSVCTGNLVGAGKKQAAYILSWYAWRRSLMITFVASMGVYLCGRFLLGCFTENESIIEIAMSALLIDVFLEHGRATVLMFLFCLRSVGDVVVPVLIEIVCMWVFAVSFGYFMGIALGLGLAGIWVGLALDESSRGVVLALRWRTQKWKQRNLIR, encoded by the coding sequence ATGAAGATGAAACGCTTACAATATCCGAACGGATTACGAGGCAAGTTGTTGAAACTGACCGGTCCGATTTTCCTTGAAACCTTATTGATTCTGACATTGGGCGTAGTCGATACGTTGATGTTGAGTCATTATTCTGATAATGCGGTGGCGGCTGCCGGGGTTGTCAACCAGCTGTTGAACATGGTTTTCCTGTTGTTTAATGTGACAGCCGTTGGAACCTCTGTGATGTGTGCCTTGTATTTCGGGGCAAAAGATACCAAGAGTTTTACACAGGTAGTCGGTGTTTCTTTGCTTTTCAATTCAGTTATCGGGATTATCATCAGTTTGCTGCTGACTTTTGGCGGGAAACAGATGCTGGTCTGGATGGATATTCGTCCGAATCTGATGCCCATGGCTGTAACCTATATGCAGATTGTCGGTGGTTTCGGCTTCTTCCAGGCCATCAGCTTTACGGTTTCTGCAGTGTTGCGTGCGGCCAACAAGCCCAATTACGCCATGCAGGTGACATTCCTAATTAATATCTTCAATATCATTGGTAACTATTCATTGATTTACGGGCACTTCGGTTTCCCGGAAATGGGAATACAGGGCGCTGCCATCTCTACGTCTGTTTGTCGGGGATTGGGAATGCTCTTCCTGTTCTTCGTCTTGTTTAAGCGGTTGATTCACCGGATGCCATTGGCTTATTTCCGACCCTTCCCCTTCGATAAGCTTCGGGATGTCCTGAAAGTGGGAATGCCTTCGGCTGCCGAGCAGATTTCTTACGATGCGGCTCAGGTTTGCGTGGTCTATTTCATCAATATGTTAGGAAATGAAGTATTGACGGCCCGGGTTTATATCATGAACATTGTGATTATCGGTTATATATTCTCTTTAGCCATGGCCAGTGCGACTTCCGTTTGTACCGGTAATCTGGTAGGAGCCGGCAAGAAACAGGCGGCCTACATCTTAAGTTGGTATGCCTGGAGGCGCTCGTTGATGATCACCTTCGTTGCCAGTATGGGAGTTTACCTGTGTGGTCGTTTTCTGTTGGGATGTTTTACCGAGAATGAATCGATTATCGAGATAGCCATGAGCGCTCTGCTGATCGATGTATTCCTGGAACACGGACGGGCTACGGTACTGATGTTCCTTTTCTGCCTTCGTTCGGTAGGCGATGTCGTTGTTCCTGTCTTGATAGAAATTGTCTGCATGTGGGTTTTTGCCGTTTCATTCGGCTATTTCATGGGTATTGCTTTAGGATTAGGCCTTGCCGGCATTTGGGTTGGTTTGGCTTTGGATGAAAGTTCCCGCGGAGTTGTCCTGGCCCTTCGCTGGCGAACCCAGAAATGGAAGCAGCGGAATTTGATTCGATAA